Proteins from a genomic interval of Helicobacter pylori Shi112:
- a CDS encoding vacuolating cytotoxin domain-containing protein, producing MAFKKAGLISKFISKGSFKLNKISKKIFKLNQILKREKPLKRHKKTKSVKKPFNKNKSFLKASVLLIGALGGLSHLRASECRYWSWSSWSYHDNIESGSNSPTHNSYCLFSSTQGSGTYYLNTLTTYSPGGASFTQKFNNGTLNVGGNIRFGGTGVNGGDVGYITGAYDAQTINFNSSRITTGNSFSTGGGATLNFNATNHITINQASFDNSDAGTQHSYMNFSGSNINVSGSSFTDDTNGGFSFSGNGTNSNLSFNKTNFNQGTYNFSNSANLSFNNSTFNQGTYNFNSLQSTFNNSNFNQGTYHFTDNASFNNDTFNQGTYSFNTSKVSFSGANTLNSSSPFASLKGSVSFGSGAIFNLNQTLNANQTYDILTTNATIQYGVYQSYLWDLINYKGDKAISHVEVGSNTYDVTFDINGQDETLQETFNNQSITTQFLGDDLQAKAQATYQQDLSGSQTALKNATSDNKIASSDTSYTNNQNTTIKKDAQNLENTSQQIAQDKQTLQGDLDKLQQLANATTGFNEQAFNQAQSKEQQDLQTLQNEEKTFNSEQESLDKAIANAKPASPTPSPTPTKHTAQNTPPNKVSPPTQNLPTTNVWNGVYWLQNQTYSKQGVYYIDPNLSGQSGQSGNTLSTYTANLLGRSFGVNIQNGALIIGNNTESVNDNGLIWIGHGGFGYIIGTFNAANIYLTNNFKTGEGVSGSDGGGANITFKASDNITMDGLNYNDAETVTKMIQTGASQHSYATFDATNNISVTNSSFSDMTWGKFSFSAKNISFSNASFSGFTNPGGSSVISANATNSLSFNNSRLNGGAVYNLQANSLIFNNTQAVFNVLYSRGTSNFNATTQLLGNTSFTLSSQSLLNFNGDTTLQNNANITLGNKSQATFKNSLTLDNDSNLSLDNQSVLNANGASAFNNQASLNIYNGSQATFNSLFFNGGILSLNANSKLNASSGSFSNNTTINLDDSVLSANNTSSLNANINFQGASQADFGGNTTIDTASFNFDSASSLSFNNLTANGALNFNGYAPSLTKALMSVSGQFVLGNNGDINLSDINIFDNITKSVTYNILNAQKGITGISGANGYEKILFYGMKIQNATYSDNNNIQTWSFINPLNSSQIIQESIKNGDLTIEVLNNPNSASNTIFNIAPELYNYQASKQNPTGYSYDYSDNQTGTYYLTSNIKGLFTPKGSQTPQTPGTYSPFNQPLNSLNIYNKGFSSGNLKTLLGILSQNSATLKEMIESNQLDNITNINEVLQLLDEIKITPVQKQALLETINHLTDNINQTFNNGNLVIGATQDNVTNSTSSIWFGGNGYSSPCALDSATCSSFRNTYLGQLLGSTSPYLGYINADFKAKSIYITGTLGSANAFESGGSADVTFQSANNLVLDKANIEAQATDNIFNLLGQEGIDKIFNQGNLANVLSQVAMEKIKQAGGLGNFVENALSPLSKELPTSLQNETLGQLIGQNNLDNLLNNSGVMNAIQNIISKKLSIFGNFVTPSIIENYLAKQSLKSMLDDKGFLNFIGGYIDASELSSILSVILKDITNPPTSLQKDIGVVANDLLNEFLGQDVVKKLESQGLVSNIINNIISQGGLSGVYNQGLGSVLPLSLQNALKENDLGALLSPRGLHDFWQKGYFNFLSNGYVFVNNSSFSNATGGSLNFVANKSIIFNGDNTIDFSKYQGALIFASNGVSNINITTLNATNGLSLNAGLNNVSVQKGEICVNLANCPTTKNSSSTNSSVTPTNESLSVRANNFTFLGTIASNGAIDLSQVKNNSVIGTLNLNENATLQANNLTIANAFNNASNSTANINGDFTLNQQATLSTNASGLNVMGNFNSYGDLVFNLSHSVSHAIINAQGAATIMANNNNPLIQFNTSSKETGTYTLIDSAKAIYYGYNDQITGGSSLDNYLKLYTLIDINGKRMVMTDNGLTYNGQAVSIKDGGLIVGFKDSQNQYIYTSILYNKVKIAVSNDPINNLQAPTLKQYIAQIQGVQSVDSIDQAGGTQAINWLNKIFETKGSPLFAPYYLESHSTKDLTTIAGDIANTLEVIANPDFKNDATNILQINTYTQQMSRLAKLSDTSTFASADFHERLEALKNKRFADAIPNAMDVILKYSQRNRVKNNVWATGVGGASFINGGTGTLYGINIGYDRFIKGVIVGGYAAYGYSGFHANITQSGSSNVNMGVYSRAFIKRSELTMSLNETWGYNKTFINSYDSLLSIINQSYKYDTWTTDAKINYGYDFMFKDKSVIFKPQIGLAYYYIGLSGLRGIMDDPIYNQFRANADPNKKSVLTINFALESRHYFNKNSYYFVIADVGRDLFINSMGDKMVRFIGNNTLSYRDGGRYNTFASIITGGEIRLFKTFYVNAGIGARFGLDYKDIDITGNIGMRYAF from the coding sequence ATGGCGTTTAAAAAGGCTGGATTGATTTCTAAGTTTATTTCAAAGGGATCTTTCAAATTAAATAAGATCTCAAAGAAAATTTTCAAATTGAATCAAATCTTGAAGCGTGAAAAGCCCTTAAAACGCCATAAAAAAACAAAATCCGTTAAAAAGCCTTTTAATAAAAACAAATCTTTTTTAAAAGCTTCGGTTTTATTGATAGGAGCGTTGGGGGGATTATCCCACCTAAGGGCTAGCGAGTGCCGTTATTGGTCATGGTCGTCTTGGAGTTATCATGACAATATTGAAAGCGGTTCTAATTCCCCCACGCACAACTCTTATTGCCTTTTTAGCAGCACTCAAGGCTCTGGGACTTACTATTTAAACACCCTTACCACTTATAGCCCTGGTGGGGCTAGTTTCACGCAAAAATTCAATAATGGCACGCTTAATGTGGGAGGGAATATCCGCTTTGGAGGCACGGGTGTTAATGGGGGTGATGTAGGGTATATCACAGGTGCTTATGACGCTCAAACGATTAATTTTAATTCTAGCCGTATCACAACCGGCAACTCATTTTCTACTGGCGGTGGGGCCACTCTCAATTTTAATGCAACTAACCATATCACTATCAATCAAGCCAGCTTTGATAATAGCGATGCAGGAACACAGCACTCTTACATGAATTTCAGTGGTTCTAACATCAATGTGAGCGGCTCTAGTTTTACAGATGACACCAATGGGGGCTTTAGTTTCAGTGGGAATGGGACTAACAGCAATCTCTCCTTTAACAAAACAAACTTCAATCAAGGGACTTATAACTTTAGTAACAGCGCTAACTTAAGCTTCAACAACAGCACTTTCAATCAAGGGACTTACAACTTTAATAGCCTTCAATCCACTTTTAATAACAGCAATTTCAATCAAGGGACTTATCATTTTACCGACAACGCCAGCTTCAATAACGACACCTTCAATCAAGGGACTTATAGCTTTAATACAAGCAAGGTGAGTTTTTCAGGCGCTAACACTTTAAACTCAAGTTCGCCTTTTGCTAGCCTTAAAGGCAGTGTGTCTTTTGGTTCTGGTGCGATTTTTAACCTCAATCAAACCCTTAATGCCAATCAAACCTATGACATTCTCACCACAAACGCAACCATCCAATATGGGGTTTATCAAAGTTATTTGTGGGATTTGATCAACTATAAGGGCGATAAAGCTATAAGCCATGTTGAAGTGGGCAGTAACACTTATGATGTAACCTTTGACATTAACGGGCAAGATGAAACCTTACAAGAAACCTTTAACAATCAGTCCATTACCACCCAATTTTTAGGGGATGATTTACAAGCCAAAGCCCAAGCAACCTACCAACAAGACTTGAGTGGCTCCCAAACCGCTTTAAAGAACGCTACTAGTGATAATAAGATCGCAAGCAGTGATACAAGCTACACCAACAATCAAAACACCACTATTAAAAAAGACGCTCAGAATTTAGAAAACACTAGCCAACAAATCGCTCAAGACAAACAAACATTACAAGGAGATTTAGACAAGCTCCAACAATTAGCCAACGCCACAACAGGCTTTAACGAACAAGCTTTCAATCAAGCCCAAAGCAAAGAGCAACAAGATTTACAAACCTTACAAAACGAAGAAAAGACTTTTAATAGCGAGCAAGAGAGTTTGGATAAAGCGATAGCTAACGCTAAGCCTGCAAGCCCTACACCAAGCCCTACACCCACAAAACACACAGCGCAAAACACTCCTCCTAATAAAGTTTCACCCCCTACTCAAAATTTACCCACAACGAATGTGTGGAATGGGGTTTATTGGCTTCAAAATCAAACTTACTCAAAACAAGGCGTTTATTATATTGATCCCAATCTTTCAGGACAGAGCGGTCAAAGCGGCAACACGCTCAGCACTTATACAGCCAATTTGTTAGGAAGAAGTTTTGGCGTGAATATCCAAAATGGCGCTTTGATCATAGGGAATAACACAGAGAGCGTGAATGATAATGGGTTGATTTGGATAGGGCATGGAGGCTTTGGCTATATCATTGGAACTTTTAATGCGGCTAACATCTACTTGACCAATAATTTTAAAACCGGTGAAGGCGTTTCAGGCTCTGATGGTGGGGGAGCGAACATTACCTTTAAAGCAAGCGATAATATCACTATGGATGGCTTGAATTATAATGACGCTGAAACCGTTACTAAAATGATTCAAACGGGGGCTAGTCAGCATTCCTATGCCACTTTTGACGCTACAAACAATATCAGCGTAACTAATTCCAGCTTTAGCGATATGACTTGGGGGAAATTCAGTTTTAGTGCTAAGAATATTTCGTTTTCTAACGCTTCGTTTAGCGGCTTTACAAACCCTGGAGGATCAAGCGTGATCAGCGCTAATGCCACCAATTCTTTAAGCTTTAACAATTCTCGTTTGAATGGGGGAGCGGTTTATAATTTGCAGGCTAATAGCCTTATTTTCAACAACACGCAAGCGGTTTTTAATGTCTTGTATTCTAGGGGGACAAGCAATTTTAACGCTACCACACAGCTTTTAGGCAACACGAGTTTTACGCTCAGCTCTCAAAGTTTGCTGAACTTTAATGGCGATACAACCTTGCAAAACAACGCCAATATCACGCTTGGCAATAAAAGTCAAGCCACTTTTAAAAATTCTTTAACGCTTGATAATGATTCTAATTTAAGCTTAGACAATCAAAGCGTCTTGAATGCCAATGGTGCAAGCGCTTTTAACAATCAAGCGAGTCTCAATATTTATAACGGGAGTCAAGCAACCTTTAATAGCCTCTTTTTTAATGGTGGGATACTCAGTCTTAACGCTAACAGCAAACTCAACGCTTCTAGTGGTAGTTTTTCAAACAACACCACTATCAATTTAGACGATAGCGTTTTATCGGCTAATAACACAAGCTCTTTAAACGCTAATATCAATTTTCAAGGCGCAAGCCAGGCTGATTTTGGAGGCAACACGACTATTGATACAGCAAGCTTTAATTTTGACAGTGCAAGCTCATTGAGTTTTAATAACCTTACGGCTAATGGGGCGTTAAATTTTAATGGTTATGCGCCCTCTTTGACTAAGGCTTTAATGAGCGTTAGCGGGCAGTTTGTTTTAGGGAATAATGGGGATATTAATTTATCTGACATCAATATTTTTGACAACATTACAAAATCTGTAACCTACAACATCCTAAACGCTCAAAAAGGCATTACTGGCATTAGTGGGGCTAATGGCTATGAAAAAATCCTTTTTTATGGCATGAAAATCCAAAACGCTACCTATAGCGACAATAATAACATTCAAACTTGGTCGTTTATAAACCCTCTCAATTCTTCTCAAATCATTCAAGAGAGCATTAAAAATGGGGATTTAACCATAGAAGTTTTAAATAACCCTAACTCGGCTTCTAACACTATTTTTAATATCGCTCCTGAGCTTTATAATTACCAAGCTTCTAAGCAAAATCCTACCGGTTATAGCTATGATTATAGCGATAACCAAACAGGCACTTATTACTTGACAAGCAATATTAAAGGTCTTTTCACCCCTAAAGGCTCTCAAACGCCTCAAACCCCAGGCACTTATAGCCCGTTTAACCAGCCTTTGAATAGTTTGAATATCTATAATAAGGGTTTTTCTAGTGGGAATTTAAAAACGCTTTTAGGGATCCTTTCTCAAAATTCCGCTACCTTAAAAGAAATGATTGAATCCAATCAATTAGACAATATCACTAACATCAATGAAGTGTTGCAACTCTTAGATGAGATTAAGATCACCCCAGTGCAAAAGCAAGCGCTCCTAGAAACCATCAACCATTTGACTGACAACATCAATCAAACCTTTAATAATGGGAATCTCGTTATAGGCGCTACTCAAGATAATGTTACAAACTCTACTAGCTCTATATGGTTTGGGGGCAATGGTTATAGCAGTCCTTGCGCGCTAGATAGCGCCACTTGTTCTTCTTTTAGAAACACTTACTTGGGGCAATTATTAGGCTCAACTTCCCCCTATTTAGGCTACATCAACGCTGATTTTAAAGCTAAAAGCATTTATATCACTGGAACGCTTGGAAGCGCTAACGCCTTTGAAAGCGGAGGGAGTGCGGATGTAACCTTTCAAAGCGCTAATAACTTAGTGTTGGATAAAGCTAACATAGAAGCTCAAGCCACAGACAATATCTTTAATCTTTTAGGTCAAGAAGGGATTGATAAAATCTTTAATCAAGGGAATTTAGCGAATGTTCTCAGTCAAGTGGCTATGGAAAAAATCAAGCAAGCCGGCGGTTTAGGGAACTTTGTAGAAAACGCTCTAAGCCCTTTGAGTAAGGAATTGCCCACTAGCTTGCAAAATGAAACCTTAGGCCAACTTATAGGTCAAAATAATTTAGATAATTTATTGAATAATAGTGGAGTCATGAATGCAATCCAAAATATTATCAGTAAAAAACTAAGCATTTTTGGTAATTTTGTTACCCCATCAATCATAGAAAACTACCTTGCTAAGCAGTCTTTAAAAAGCATGCTAGACGATAAAGGGTTTTTGAATTTTATCGGTGGGTATATAGACGCTTCTGAATTAAGCTCTATTTTAAGCGTGATTTTAAAAGACATTACTAATCCTCCTACAAGCCTGCAAAAAGACATTGGTGTGGTGGCGAACGACTTGTTGAACGAGTTTTTAGGACAAGATGTCGTTAAAAAGCTAGAAAGTCAAGGTTTAGTGAGCAATATCATTAATAATATTATTTCTCAAGGCGGGTTAAGCGGCGTTTATAATCAAGGTTTGGGGAGCGTGTTGCCGCTCTCTTTACAAAATGCACTCAAAGAAAACGATTTAGGCGCTCTTTTATCGCCTAGAGGCTTGCATGATTTTTGGCAAAAAGGGTATTTTAACTTTTTAAGCAATGGCTATGTTTTTGTCAATAATAGCTCTTTTAGCAACGCTACAGGGGGCAGTTTGAATTTTGTTGCTAACAAGTCTATTATTTTTAATGGCGATAATACGATTGATTTTAGCAAGTATCAAGGCGCATTGATTTTTGCTTCTAATGGCGTTTCTAATATCAATATCACAACCCTAAACGCCACTAATGGCTTAAGCCTTAATGCGGGTTTGAATAATGTGAGCGTTCAAAAAGGGGAAATTTGTGTTAATTTAGCCAATTGCCCCACAACAAAAAACAGCTCTTCTACAAACTCTAGCGTAACCCCCACTAACGAATCTTTAAGCGTGCGCGCTAACAACTTCACTTTCTTAGGCACAATCGCTTCTAATGGAGCTATTGATTTGTCTCAAGTAAAAAATAATAGCGTTATAGGCACGCTCAATCTTAATGAAAATGCGACCTTGCAAGCCAATAATTTAACGATCGCTAACGCTTTTAACAACGCCTCTAACTCTACAGCTAACATTAATGGTGATTTCACCTTAAACCAACAAGCGACTTTAAGCACTAACGCTAGTGGTTTGAATGTCATGGGGAATTTTAATAGTTATGGCGATTTGGTGTTTAATCTCAGCCATTCAGTTAGCCATGCTATTATCAACGCTCAAGGCGCAGCGACGATTATGGCTAATAACAATAACCCTTTAATCCAATTCAACACTTCTTCAAAAGAAACAGGCACTTACACGCTCATTGATAGCGCTAAGGCCATTTATTACGGGTATAACGACCAAATCACAGGAGGCAGCAGTTTAGATAATTACCTTAAGCTTTACACGCTCATTGACATTAATGGCAAGCGCATGGTGATGACTGACAACGGCTTAACTTATAACGGGCAAGCCGTGAGTATTAAAGATGGCGGTTTAATTGTAGGCTTTAAAGATTCTCAAAATCAATACATTTACACTTCTATTCTCTATAATAAAGTGAAAATCGCTGTTTCTAATGATCCTATCAATAACCTACAAGCCCCCACTTTAAAACAATATATCGCTCAAATTCAGGGCGTTCAAAGCGTGGATAGCATTGATCAAGCTGGAGGCACTCAAGCGATTAATTGGCTCAATAAAATCTTTGAAACTAAGGGAAGTCCTTTATTCGCTCCCTATTATTTAGAAAGCCATTCCACAAAAGATTTAACCACGATCGCTGGAGACATTGCTAACACTTTAGAAGTCATCGCTAACCCTGATTTTAAAAATGACGCCACTAATATTTTACAGATCAACACCTACACGCAGCAAATGAGCCGTTTAGCCAAGCTCTCTGACACTTCAACCTTTGCTAGCGCTGATTTCCATGAGCGTTTAGAAGCCCTTAAAAACAAGCGATTCGCTGATGCGATCCCTAACGCTATGGATGTGATTTTAAAATACTCTCAAAGAAACAGAGTTAAAAATAATGTGTGGGCGACAGGAGTTGGAGGGGCTAGTTTTATTAATGGAGGCACTGGGACTTTATATGGTATCAATATAGGGTATGACAGGTTTATTAAGGGCGTGATTGTGGGGGGTTATGCCGCTTATGGGTATAGCGGGTTTCATGCAAACATCACCCAATCAGGCTCTAGCAATGTCAATATGGGTGTTTATAGCCGAGCGTTTATCAAAAGAAGCGAATTAACGATGAGCTTGAATGAGACTTGGGGATACAATAAGACTTTCATCAACTCTTATGACTCCCTACTCTCAATCATCAATCAGTCTTACAAATACGACACTTGGACGACTGACGCTAAAATCAATTACGGCTATGATTTCATGTTTAAAGATAAAAGCGTTATTTTTAAACCTCAAATAGGCTTAGCCTATTATTACATTGGTTTGTCTGGTTTAAGGGGCATTATGGATGATCCTATTTACAACCAATTCAGAGCCAATGCTGACCCTAATAAAAAATCCGTTCTAACGATTAATTTTGCCCTAGAAAGTCGGCATTATTTCAATAAAAACTCTTATTATTTTGTGATTGCGGATGTGGGCAGAGATTTATTTATCAATTCTATGGGGGATAAAATGGTGCGTTTCATCGGTAATAACACCCTAAGCTATAGAGATGGCGGCAGATACAACACTTTTGCTAGCATTATCACAGGCGGGGAGATAAGGCTATTCAAAACCTTTTATGTGAATGCCGGCATAGGGGCTAGGTTTGGGCTTGATTATAAAGATATTGATATTACCGGAAATATTGGTATGCGCTATGCTTTTTAA
- the truD gene encoding tRNA pseudouridine(13) synthase TruD, whose translation MNLNFMPLLHAYNHASIDFHFNSSARDFCVHEVPLYEFSNTGEHAVIQVRKSGLSTLEMLQIFSQILGVRIAELGYAGLKDKNALTTQFISLPKKYAPLLEKNTSNFQEKNLKILSLNYHHNKIKLGHLKGNRFFMRFKKMTPLNAQKTEQVLEQIAQFGMPNYFGPQRFGKFNDNHQEGLKILQNQTKFAHQKLNAFLISSYQSYLFNALLSKRLEISKIISAFSVKENLEFFKQKNLNINPNTLKALKNQAHPFKILEGDVMCHYPYGKFFDALELEKESERFLKKEVAPTGLLDGKKALYAKNLSLEIEKEFQNNLLNSHAKTLGSRRFFWVFAENVTSQYVKEKAQFELGFYLPKGSYASALLKEIKHEKGENNDEF comes from the coding sequence ATGAATTTAAATTTTATGCCCCTATTGCATGCTTATAACCATGCGAGCATTGATTTTCATTTCAATTCTAGCGCTAGGGATTTTTGCGTGCATGAAGTGCCTTTGTATGAATTCAGTAACACAGGCGAACATGCCGTTATTCAAGTGAGAAAAAGCGGTTTAAGCACTTTAGAAATGCTTCAAATTTTTTCTCAAATTTTAGGGGTAAGAATCGCCGAATTGGGTTATGCGGGCTTGAAAGATAAAAATGCGCTGACGACTCAATTCATCTCACTCCCTAAAAAATACGCCCCTTTATTAGAAAAAAATACGAGCAACTTTCAAGAAAAAAACCTTAAAATTCTGTCTTTGAATTACCACCATAATAAAATCAAATTGGGGCATTTGAAAGGGAATCGCTTTTTTATGCGTTTTAAAAAAATGACCCCCCTAAACGCTCAAAAGACTGAACAGGTTTTAGAACAAATCGCGCAGTTTGGCATGCCTAATTATTTTGGCCCGCAACGCTTTGGGAAGTTCAATGACAACCACCAAGAAGGTTTAAAAATCTTGCAAAATCAAACGAAATTCGCCCATCAAAAATTAAACGCTTTTTTAATTTCAAGCTATCAAAGTTATTTGTTTAACGCGCTTTTAAGCAAACGACTAGAAATCAGTAAAATCATTAGCGCTTTTAGTGTCAAAGAAAATTTAGAATTTTTCAAACAAAAAAATTTAAATATCAATCCAAACACCCTAAAAGCCCTTAAAAACCAAGCCCACCCCTTTAAAATCTTAGAAGGCGATGTGATGTGCCATTACCCTTATGGGAAGTTTTTTGACGCTTTAGAATTAGAAAAAGAGAGCGAAAGGTTTTTGAAAAAAGAAGTTGCGCCTACGGGGTTATTAGACGGCAAAAAAGCTCTTTATGCAAAAAATTTGAGTTTAGAAATTGAAAAAGAATTCCAGAATAACCTTTTAAATAGCCATGCTAAAACGCTAGGCTCTAGGCGGTTTTTTTGGGTGTTTGCAGAAAATGTAACTTCTCAATATGTGAAAGAAAAAGCGCAATTTGAATTGGGATTTTACTTGCCTAAAGGGAGTTATGCGAGCGCGTTGCTCAAAGAAATCAAGCATGAGAAAGGAGAAAATAATGACGAATTTTGA
- the recR gene encoding recombination mediator RecR, with the protein MNTYKNSLNHFLNLVDCLEKIPNVGKKSAFKMAYHLGLENPYLALKITHALENALENLKRCASCNALSESEICEICSDESRQNSQLCMVLHPRDVFILEDLKDFLGRYYVLNSIEEVDFNALEKRLIEENIKEIIFAFPPTLANDSLMLYIEDKLQHFHLTFTKIAQGVPTGVNFENIDSVSLSRAFNSRIKA; encoded by the coding sequence ATGAATACTTATAAAAACAGCTTGAATCACTTTTTAAATTTAGTGGATTGTTTAGAAAAAATCCCCAATGTGGGTAAAAAATCCGCTTTTAAAATGGCGTATCATTTGGGTTTAGAAAACCCCTATCTGGCGCTGAAAATCACGCACGCTTTAGAGAACGCCCTAGAAAACCTTAAAAGATGTGCATCTTGTAACGCGCTCAGTGAGAGTGAAATTTGTGAGATTTGCTCTGATGAGAGCCGGCAAAATTCTCAACTTTGCATGGTTTTACACCCAAGAGATGTGTTTATTTTAGAAGATTTAAAGGATTTTTTAGGGCGCTATTATGTGTTAAATTCTATAGAAGAAGTGGATTTTAACGCCCTAGAAAAACGCCTGATTGAAGAAAACATTAAAGAAATCATTTTTGCTTTCCCTCCCACTTTGGCTAATGATTCTTTAATGCTTTATATTGAAGATAAATTGCAACATTTCCACCTCACTTTCACTAAAATCGCTCAAGGCGTGCCTACTGGAGTGAATTTTGAAAACATTGACTCAGTTTCGCTCTCAAGGGCGTTTAATTCAAGGATCAAAGCATGA
- a CDS encoding 2-hydroxymuconate tautomerase family protein, with product MPFINIKLVPENGGPTNEQKQQLIEGVSDLMVKVLNKNKASVVVIIDEVDSNNYGLGGESVHHLRQKN from the coding sequence ATGCCGTTTATCAATATCAAACTTGTGCCAGAAAATGGAGGGCCAACAAACGAGCAAAAACAGCAATTGATTGAAGGGGTTTCAGATTTGATGGTTAAGGTGTTAAACAAAAATAAGGCTTCTGTTGTGGTCATTATAGATGAGGTGGATTCTAATAATTATGGTCTTGGGGGCGAGAGCGTCCATCATTTGAGACAAAAAAACTAA
- the hopJ gene encoding Hop family outer membrane protein HopJ/HopK, with protein MQKTLFSLPLPFSLFLSFCIAEENGAYASVGFEYSISHAIQHNNPFLNQERIQIISNAQNKIDKLNQVKNEITSMPKTFAYINNALKNNSQLTPTEIQAEKYYLQSSFENIEKIVMLSGGAASNPQLVQALEKIQEPTTNEFEENLKNLESQFAQSQNRMLSSLSSQIAAISNSLNALDPNSYSKNISSMYGVALNVGYKHFFTKKKNQGFRYYLFYDYGYTNFGFVGNGFDGLGKMNNHLYGLGIDYLYNFIDNAQKHSSVGFYAGFALAGSSWVGSGLSMWVSETDFINNYLINYQAKMHTSFFQIPLNFGVRVNMDRHNGFEMGLKIPLAINSFYETHGKGLNTSLFFKRLVVFNVSYVYSF; from the coding sequence ATGCAAAAAACCTTATTTTCTTTACCTTTGCCTTTTTCTTTATTTTTATCTTTTTGTATCGCTGAAGAAAATGGGGCGTATGCGAGCGTGGGGTTTGAATATTCTATTAGTCATGCCATCCAACACAATAACCCTTTTTTGAATCAAGAACGCATCCAAATCATTTCTAACGCTCAAAATAAGATTGATAAACTCAATCAAGTCAAAAATGAAATCACAAGCATGCCTAAAACCTTTGCATATATCAACAACGCTTTGAAAAACAATTCTCAATTAACCCCTACTGAAATCCAAGCTGAGAAATACTACCTCCAATCCAGCTTTGAAAATATTGAAAAAATCGTGATGCTTAGCGGTGGCGCTGCATCTAACCCACAACTAGTTCAAGCGTTAGAAAAAATCCAAGAACCCACCACTAACGAATTTGAAGAAAACTTAAAAAATTTAGAATCGCAATTCGCTCAATCCCAAAACCGCATGCTTTCTTCTTTGTCTTCTCAAATCGCTGCAATTTCAAATTCCCTAAACGCGCTTGATCCTAATTCTTATTCTAAAAACATTTCAAGCATGTATGGGGTAGCTTTGAATGTGGGTTATAAGCATTTCTTTACCAAGAAAAAAAATCAAGGGTTTCGCTATTACTTGTTCTATGACTATGGTTACACTAATTTTGGTTTTGTGGGTAATGGCTTTGATGGTTTGGGCAAAATGAATAACCACCTCTATGGGCTTGGAATAGACTATCTGTATAATTTCATTGATAATGCACAAAAACATTCTAGCGTGGGTTTTTATGCAGGCTTTGCTTTAGCGGGGAGTTCGTGGGTAGGGAGTGGTTTGAGCATGTGGGTGAGTGAAACGGATTTTATCAACAATTACTTGATTAATTATCAAGCTAAAATGCACACGAGTTTTTTCCAAATCCCTTTGAATTTTGGGGTTCGTGTGAATATGGACAGGCATAACGGCTTTGAAATGGGCTTAAAAATCCCTTTAGCGATCAATTCCTTTTATGAAACGCATGGCAAAGGGTTAAATACCTCTCTCTTTTTCAAACGCCTTGTGGTGTTTAATGTGAGTTATGTTTATAGTTTTTAG